In one window of Cheilinus undulatus linkage group 23, ASM1832078v1, whole genome shotgun sequence DNA:
- the tnnt2c gene encoding troponin T2c, cardiac has protein sequence MSDTEEIVEEYRQEEEEQEEEEQEEEVQEEEVQEEEVQEEVEEEEKKEETEQEEEAKPRHKTTYIPNIAPPKLPDGEKVDFDDLHRKRVEKDFNDLQSLIELHFSSRQKEEEELVALRNRIERRRADRAEQQRVRAEQERERQTRLAEERARREEEAAKIRAEEEAKKKMIFTNKSFGGYLQKVDQKKGKKLTAREEKKKALMERRKPLNIDHLNQEKLAEKAQDLWQWLYQLQAEKFDLGEKLKRQKYDIYVLRNRVSDHQRGSKAPKTSRGAKGKSGSWK, from the coding sequence ATGTCCGACACAGAGGAGATAGTGGAGGAGTACaggcaggaggaggaagagcaggaggaggaagagcaggaggaggaggtgcaggaggaggaagtgcaggaggaggaagtgcaggaggaggtagaagaagaggagaagaaagaggagacagagcaggaagaggaggcaAAGCCTCGGCATAAGACGACCTACATCCCAAACATCGCTCCTCCAAAGCTCCCTGATGGCGAGAAGGTCGATTTTGACGACCTGCACCGAAAGAGAGTGGAGAAGGACTTCAATGACCTCCAGTCGCTGATCGAGCTGCACTTCTCCAGCCgccagaaagaggaggaagagctaGTGGCGCTAAGGAACCGCATAGAACGCcgcagagcagacagagccgAACAGCAGCGCGTCCGAGCCGAGCAGGAGCGCGAACGCCAAACACGCCTGGCCGAGGAGAGGGCAAGGCGGGAGGAGGAGGCCGCCAAAATCCGCGCCGAAGAGGAAGCGAAGAAGAAGATGATATTCACCAACAAGTCGTTCGGGGGTTACCTGCAGAAAGTGGACCAGAAGAAGGGCAAGAAGCTGACGGCGcgggaggagaagaagaaggccCTCATGGAGCGCCGAAAGCCACTCAACATCGACCACCTGAATCAGGAGAAGTTGGCGGAGAAGGCGCAGGATCTGTGGCAATGGCTCTACCAGCTGCAGGCCGAGAAGTTTGACCTGGGCGAGAAGCTCAAGAGGCAGAAGTACGACATCTACGTGCTGCGAAACCGAGTCAGCGACCACCAGAGGGGCTCCAAGGCGCCTAAGACCTCCCGCGGGGCCAAGGGCAAGTCTGGATCATGGAAGTAA